Proteins encoded in a region of the Pelmatolapia mariae isolate MD_Pm_ZW linkage group LG6, Pm_UMD_F_2, whole genome shotgun sequence genome:
- the LOC134628692 gene encoding sterile alpha motif domain-containing protein 1-like has protein sequence MSEPNKYREWILETIDSLRSRKARPDLERICRMVRRRHGSDPDRTRTELEKLIQEQTVLKVSYKGSISYRNAAKVQRKSRKKSEFTAAGSSSSSAEAARERTKHDHLNNNGDSAHSFTDQEEAEEDSEPSPDPHTQTSGSTTGKKLKPASSPSSGNGCLSCGATTGCAVGSGCKEEKASAPRDKGLGQQAAGDCPSPGFGHRTGAHSGADGGRTAQSKADAVSAEKECAVSRADTQSKTCPGSVSSVHQNQRQKQSVPLKPKLRVGGGSTKTTGNHANSDLGDRLVASVRSLSEKSLRGGSAAVTRGHMKPLGLKEILGYLSSQERLSEEKLTRGKVKVVMEREVARGRLRRTRCGNITLPLRGVVVEEPMPKNASADRLAKSALQDKHAVKKPPSPSLQENEPMETASEEEEREDNEEEEEEDDTRSSEEEGGLSPVAMTTEPVLIEKIREDAEIQKASKQESPQQEQQEGGKGLPVLDFIPDTPVQGASQSQSNGPVMEERAGSPDQIPMEVQVSNQTQHDEINHSSSDFNNLECKTEVGVSSCLLTPTASPRDSSRSEERGITVSSGVLMKSEGINGSPVNWTVSDVVSYFTAAGFPEQAAAFRTQEIDGKSLLLMQRNDVLTGLSIRLGPALKIYERHVKVLQKTHFEDDDC, from the exons ATGTCCGAGCCAAACAAGTACCGAGAGTGGATCCTGGAAACAATCGACTCTCTCCGCTCGAGAAAAGCCCGTCCGGATCTGGAGAGGATCTGTCGAATGGTCCGGAGACGACACGGGTCAGACCCGGACCGAACCAGGACAGAACTGGAAAAACTGATTCAAGAGCAGACGGTGCTCAAAGTTAGCTACAAGGGGTCCATATCGTACCGAAACGCGGCGAAGGTGCagaggaaaagcagaaagaagagtGAGTTTACGGCcgctggcagcagcagcagcagcgcggAGGCAGCGAGGGAGCGGACCAAACACGATCATCTGAACAACAACGGCGACAGTGCGCACAGCTTCACGGACcaggaggaggcagaggaggacTCGGAGCCCAGCCCAGATCCACACACTCAAACATCAGGCAGCACCACCGGCAAAAAGCTCAAGCCTGCCTCCAGCCCGAGTAGCGGAAACGGGTGCCTCAGTTGTGGCGCAACAACGGGCTGTGCTGTCGGGAGCGGCTGTAAAGAGGAGAAAGCGAGTGCACCGAGAGACAAGGGATTAGGACAGCAGGCGGCGGGGGACTGTCCGTCGCCCGGTTTCGGCCACAGGACAGGCGCACACAGCGGGGCTGACGGCGGCAGGACGGCTCAGAGCAAAGCCGATGCAGTTAGCGCAGAAAAGGAGTGTGCTGTGTCCCGGGCTGACACGCAGAGCAAAACTTGCCCTGGGAGCGTCAGCAGTGTCCATCAGAATCAAAGGCAGAAGCAGTCTGTGCCCCTCAAGCCCAAACTTCGAGTCGGAGGAGGGAGCACCAAAACAACGGGGAACCACGCCAACTCGGACCTGGGCGACAGATTAGTCGCTTCTGTTCGCAGCCTGTCCGAGAAGAGCCTCCGAGGGGGCTCAGCCGCTGTGACCAGAGGCCACATGAAGCCGCTTGGGCTGAAGGAGATCCTGGGTTATCTGAGCAGCCAGGAACGGCTGTCGGAGGAAAAGCTGACCCGAGGCAAAGTCAAAGTGGTCATGGAGAGAGAGGTGGCGAGGGGCAGGCTGCGCAGGACCCGCTGCGGGAACATTACTCTCCCTCTGAGGGGGGTGGTGGTAGAGGAACCGATGCCGAAGAATGCGTCCGCTGACAGACTTGCAAAGAGCGCACTGCAGGACAAACACGCTGTGAAAAAG CCGCCGTCACCCTCTCTCCAGGAGAATGAGCCGATGGAAACAGCCAGTGAAGAAGAGGAACGGGAAGACaacgaggaagaagaggaggaggatgatacTCGGAGTtctgaggaggagggaggacTATCCCCGGTAGCCATGACAACCGAACCAGTGCTCATTGAGAAAATCAGAGAAGATGCTGAGATCCAGAAAGCATCAAAGCAGGAGAGCCcccagcaggagcagcaggagggaggcaaag GTTTGCCGGTGCTTGATTTCATCCCCGACACACCGGTTCAGGGAGCCTCGCAGTCACAGAGTAATGGTCCAGTCATGGAAGAGAGAGCTGGTTCCCCTGATCAGATACCAATGGAGGTGCAAGTGAGT AATCAGACACAACATGATGAAATAAACCACAGCTCCTCAGACTTTAACA ATTTGGAGTGCAAGACAGAGGTCGGTGTGTCGTCCTGCCTGCTAACACCCACAGCCTCCCCGAGAGACTCCAGCCGATCTGAAGAACGAGGGATAACCGTTAGCAGTGGAGT GCTCATGAAGTCTGAGGGCATCAATGGGAGCCCAGTAAACTGGACAGTGTCAGATGTTGTCAGTTATTTCACAGCAGCGGGTTTCCCTGAGCAGGCTGCTGCATTCAGGACCCAG GAAATCGATGGAAAGTCACTTCTCCTCATGCAGCGTAATGATGTTTTGACTGGCCTGTCAATCAGACTTGGCCCCGCCCTCAAGATCTATGAACGTCATGTAAAGGTTCTGCAGAAAACACACTTTGAGGATGACGACTGCTAA